A single genomic interval of Centropristis striata isolate RG_2023a ecotype Rhode Island chromosome 8, C.striata_1.0, whole genome shotgun sequence harbors:
- the mrpl17 gene encoding 39S ribosomal protein L17, mitochondrial, protein MRLTLQMLISHGRVARRMGLGPKSRLDMLRNILTGLVRHERIETTTGRADEVQFYAEKLIDYAKKGDTDEKAMKMASFWLTEKDLVPKLFKVLAPRFEPYSRNYTRMARIPNRNNLDRAKMAVLEYKGNPFPPLYPVQKKNELTLINQLLKAYREDMAKQSAAEA, encoded by the exons ATGCGCCTCACGTTGCAAATGTTGATCTCCCACGGCCGGGTGGCCCGGAGGATGGGTCTGGGTCCGAAGTCCCGATTAGACATGCTGCGGAATATTCTGACAGGACTAGTCCGACACGAGAGGATAGAAACCACGACGGGCCGAGCAGATGAAGTCCAATTCTACGCCGAAAAG CTGATTGATTACGCCAAAAAGGGAGACACTGATGAGAAGGCGATGAAAATGGCCAGTTTTTGGCTGACG GAAAAAGATCTGGTCCCGAAGCTCTTCAAGGTCCTTGCTCCACGGTTTGAGCCTTACTCCCGAAATTACACGCGGATGGCACGCATCCCAAACAGAAATAACCTGGACAGGGCAAAGATGGCCGTCCTGGAATACAAAGGCAACCCCTTCCCGCCTCTCTATcctgtgcaaaaaaagaatGAACTGACACTCATCAACCAGCTGCTCAAAGCCTACAGAGAAGACATGGCAAAACAGTCAGCTGCAGAAGCTTAA
- the LOC131975945 gene encoding trypsin-2-like — translation MMIGLIVVALLGAAAAAPTDDRIVGGYECTHHGQPWQVSINLGYHYCGGSLINDQWIVSAAHCWQNPYSLMAILGDHHIWMHEGTEQYMSVDAIYWHQSYDYQTLDYDIMLMKLAHPATINQYVKPVALPKACPEPGTMCTVSGWGNIYSDSVFNPFNLQCVKVPIMSYKDCDASYPNMITDRMVCAGFLEGGKDACQGDSGGPLVCNDELHGIVSWGQGCALPNFPGVYTKVCSLMPWIEDILARYT, via the exons ATGATGATTGGCCTGATTGTTGTCGCACTCCTGGGCGCTGCAG CTGCAGCTCCTACGGATGACAGGATCGTGGGTGGCTACGAGTGTACACACCACGGTCAACCCTGGCAGGTTTCTATCAACCTCGGCTATCACTACTGCGGCGGCTCCCTCATCAACGACCAGTGGATCGTCTCTGCTGCCCACTGCTGGCAAAA CCCCTATTCACTGATGGCCATCTTGGGTGACCACCACATCTGGATGCACGAGGGCACAGAGCAGTACATGTCAGTGGATGCCATCTACTGGCACCAGAGCTACGACTACCAGACGCTAGACTATGACATCATGCTGATGAAGCTGGCTCACCCCGCCACCATTAACCAGTACGTCAAGCCTGTCGCTCTGCCCAAGGCCTGCCCCGAACCCGGGACCATGTGCACCGTGTCTGGATGGGGAAACATCTACTCTGATTCTG TTTTCAACCCGTTCAACCTTCAGTGTGTCAAAGTCCCCATTATGTCTTACAAGGACTGTGATGCTTCCTACCCCAACATGATCACTGACCGCATGGTGTGCGCTGGATTCCTGGAAGGAGGCAAGGATGCTTGTCAG GGTGACTCTGGTGGTCCTCTGGTGTGTAATGATGAGCTGCACGGTATCGTCTCTTGGGGCCAGGGCTGCGCTCTGCCCAACTTCCCGGGCGTTTACACCAAAGTCTGCTCTCTGATGCCCTGGATCGAGGATATTCTTGCCAGATACACCTAG
- the LOC131975948 gene encoding trypsin-1: MRSLVFVLLIGAAFALEDDKIVGGYECTPYSQAHTVSLNSGYHFCGGSLVNENWVVSAAHCYKSRVEVRLGEHNIKVTEGTEQFISSSRVIRHPRYSSYNIDNDIMLIKLSKPATLNQYVKPVALPTSCAPAGTMCKVSGWGNTMSSSADRNKLQCLDIPILSFQDCDNSYPGMITDAMFCAGYLEGGKDSCQGDSGGPVVCNGELQGVVSWGYGCAERDHPGVYAKVCLFNDWLESTMAQY; the protein is encoded by the exons ATGAGGTCTCTCGTCTTCGTTCTGCTCATCGGAGCTGCTT TTGCCCTGGAGGACGACAAGATCGTCGGAGGCTATGAGTGCACACCCTACTCCCAGGCCCACACCGTGTCCCTGAACTCCGGCTACCACTTCTGTGGTGGCTCCCTGGTCAACGAGAACTGGGTTGTGTCTGCTGCTCACTGCTACAAGTC cCGTGTTGAGGTGCGTCTTGGAGAGCACAACATCAAGGTCACTGAGGGAACCGAGCAGTTCATCAGCTCCTCCCGCGTCATCCGCCACCCCAGGTACAGCTCCTACAACATCGACAATGACATCATGCTGATCAAGCTGAGCAAGCCCGCCACCCTCAACCAGTACGTGAAGCCCGTGGCTCTGCCCACCAGCTGTGCCCCCGCTGGCACCATGTGCAAAGTCTCCGGCTGGGGCAACACCATGAGCTCCT CTGCTGACAGGAACAAGCTCCAGTGCCTGGACATCCCCATCCTGTCTTTCCAGGACTGTGACAACTCCTACCCTGGCATGATCACCGACGCCATGTTCTGCGCTGGATACCTGGAGGGAGGCAAGGACTCTTGCCAG ggtgACTCTGGTGGCCCCGTCGTCTGCAATGGTGAGCTGCAGGGTGTTGTGTCCTGGGGCTACGGATGTGCTGAGAGGGACCACCCCGGTGTCTACGCCAAG GTCTGCCTCTTCAACGATTGGCTGGAGTCTACCATGGCCCAGTACTAA
- the LOC131975946 gene encoding trypsin-2 has translation MRSLVFVLLIGAAFALEDDKIVGGYECKPYSQPHQVSLNSGYHFCGGSLVNENWVVSAAHCYKSRVEVRLGEHNIRVTEGNEQFISSSRVIRHPRYSSYNINNDIMLIKLSKPATINDFVKPVALPTSCAPAGTMCKVSGWGNTMSSTADKNKLQCLDIPILSFEDCDNSYPGQITDAMFCAGYLEGGKDSCQGDSGGPVVCNGELQGVVSWGYGCAERDHPGVYAKVCLFNDWLETTMAQY, from the exons ATGAGGTCTCTGGTTTTCGTTCTGCTCATCGGAGCTGCTT TTGCCCTGGAGGACGACAAGATCGTCGGAGGCTATGAGTGCAAGCCCTACTCCCAGCCCCATCAGGTGTCCCTGAACTCTGGATACCACTTCTGTGGTGGCTCCCTGGTCAACGAGAACTGGGTTGTGTCTGCTGCTCACTGCTACAAGTC CCGTGTTGAGGTGCGTCTTGGAGAGCACAACATCAGGGTCACAGAGGGAAACGAGCAGTTCATCAGCTCCTCCCGCGTCATCCGCCACCCCAGGTACAGCTCCTACAACATCAACAATGACATCATGCTGATCAAGCTGAGCAAGCCCGCCACCATCAACGATTTCGTGAAGCCCGTGGCTCTGCCAACCAGCTGTGCCCCCGCTGGCACCATGTGCAAAGTCTCCGGCTGGGGCAACACCATGAGCTCCA CTGCTGACAAGAACAAGCTCCAGTGCCTGGACATCCCCATCCTGTCTTTCGAGGACTGTGACAACTCCTACCCTGGCCAGATCACCGACGCCATGTTCTGCGCTGGATACCTGGAGGGAGGCAAGGACTCTTGCCAG ggtgACTCCGGTGGCCCCGTTGTCTGCAACGGTGAGCTGCAGGGTGTTGTGTCCTGGGGCTACGGATGTGCTGAGAGGGACCACCCCGGTGTCTACGCCAAG GTCTGCCTCTTCAACGATTGGCTGGAGACTACCATGGCCCAGTACTAA
- the LOC131975947 gene encoding trypsin-1-like, which translates to MRSLVFVLLIGAAFALEDDKIVGGYECTPHSQAHTVSLNSGYHFCGGSLVNENWVVSAAHCYKSRVQVRLGEHHIRVTEGTEQFISSSRVIRHPRYSSYNIDNDIMLIKLSKPATLNQYVQPVALPTSCAPAGTMCKVSGWGNTMSSVDDGDKLQCLNIPILSFQDCDNSYPGMITDAMFCAGYLEGGKDSCQGDSGGPVVCNGELQGVVSWGYGCAERDHPGVYAKVCIFNDWLESTMASN; encoded by the exons ATGAGGTCTCTGGTCTTCGTTCTGCTCATCGGAGCTGCTT ttgccCTGGAGGACGACAAGATCGTCGGAGGGTATGAGTGCACACCCCACTCCCAGGCCCACACCGTGTCCCTGAACTCTGGATACCACTTCTGTGGTGGCTCCCTGGTCAACGAGAACTGGGTTGTGTCTGCTGCTCACTGCTACAAGTC CCGTGTTCAGGTTCGTCTTGGAGAGCACCACATCAGGGTCACTGAGGGAACCGAGCAGTTCATCAGCTCCTCCCGCGTCATCCGCCACCCCAGGTACAGCTCCTACAACATCGACAATGACATCATGCTGATCAAGCTGAGCAAGCCCGCCACCCTCAACCAGTACGTGCAGCCCGTGGCTCTGCCCACCAGCTGTGCCCCCGCTGGCACCATGTGCAAAGTCTCCGGCTGGGGCAACACCATGAGCTCCG TTGATGATGGCGACAAGCTCCAGTGCCTGAACATCCCCATCCTGTCTTTCCAGGACTGTGACAACTCCTACCCTGGCATGATCACCGACGCCATGTTCTGCGCTGGATACCTGGAGGGAGGCAAGGACTCTTGCCAG ggtgACTCTGGTGGCCCCGTCGTGTGCAACGGTGAGCTGCAGGGTGTTGTGTCCTGGGGCTACGGATGTGCTGAGAGGGACCACCCCGGTGTCTACGCCAag GTCTGCATCTTCAACGACTGGCTGGAGAGCACCATGGCCAGCAACTAA
- the LOC131975951 gene encoding trypsin-2-like, whose product MRSLVFVLLIGAAFALEDDKIVGGYECTPYSQPHQVSLNSGYHFCGGSLVNENWVVSAAHCYKSRVEVRLGEHNIRVTEGNEQFISSSRVIRHPRYSSYNINNDIMLIKLSKPATLNDFVKPVALPTSCAPAGTMCKVSGWGNTMSSTADKNKLQCLDIPILSFEDCDNSYPGQITDAMFCAGYLEGGKDSCQGDSGGPVVCNGELQGVVSWGYGCAERDHPGVYAKVCLFNDWLETTMAKY is encoded by the exons ATGAGGTCTCTGGTCTTCGTTCTGCTCATCGGAGCTGCTT TTGCCCTGGAGGACGACAAGATCGTCGGAGGCTATGAGTGCACACCCTACTCCCAGCCCCATCAGGTGTCCCTGAACTCTGGATACCACTTCTGTGGTGGCTCCCTGGTCAACGAGAACTGGGTTGTGTCTGCTGCTCACTGCTACAAGTC CCGTGTTGAGGTGCGTCTTGGAGAGCACAACATCAGGGTCACTGAGGGAAACGAGCAGTTCATCAGCTCCTCCCGCGTCATCCGCCACCCCAGGTACAGCTCCTACAACATCAACAATGACATCATGCTGATCAAGCTGAGCAAGCCCGCCACCCTCAACGATTTCGTGAAGCCTGTGGCTCTGCCCACCAGCTGTGCCCCCGCTGGCACCATGTGCAAAGTCTCCGGCTGGGGCAACACCATGAGCTCCA CTGCTGACAAGAACAAGCTCCAGTGCCTGGACATCCCCATCCTGTCTTTCGAGGACTGTGACAACTCCTACCCTGGCCAGATCACCGACGCCATGTTCTGCGCTGGATACCTGGAGGGAGGCAAGGACTCTTGCCAG ggTGACTCTGGTGGCCCCGTTGTCTGCAACGGTGAGCTGCAGGGTGTTGTGTCCTGGGGCTACGGATGTGCTGAGAGGGACCACCCCGGTGTCTACGCCAAG GTCTGCCTCTTCAACGATTGGCTGGAGACTACCATGGCCAAGTACTAA
- the LOC131975954 gene encoding trypsin-2-like, with amino-acid sequence MLIKLSKPATINDFVKPVALPTSCAPAGTMCKVSGWGNTMSSTADKNKLQCLDIPILSFEDCDNSYPGQITDAMFCAGYLEGGKDSCQGDSGGPVVCNGELQGVVSWGYGCAERDHPGVYAKVCLFNDWLETTMAQY; translated from the exons ATGCTGATCAAGCTGAGCAAGCCCGCCACCATCAACGATTTCGTGAAGCCCGTGGCTCTGCCCACCAGCTGTGCCCCCGCTGGCACCATGTGCAAAGTCTCCGGCTGGGGCAACACCATGAGCTCCA CTGCTGACAAGAACAAGCTCCAGTGCCTGGACATCCCCATCCTGTCTTTCGAGGACTGTGACAACTCCTACCCTGGCCAGATCACCGACGCCATGTTCTGCGCTGGATACCTGGAGGGAGGCAAGGACTCTTGCCAG ggtgACTCCGGTGGCCCCGTCGTCTGCAACGGTGAGCTGCAGGGTGTTGTGTCCTGGGGCTACGGATGTGCTGAGAGGGACCACCCCGGTGTCTACGCCAAG GTCTGCCTCTTCAACGATTGGCTGGAGACTACCATGGCCCAGTACTAA
- the LOC131975950 gene encoding trypsin-1-like, protein MRSLIFVLLIGAAFALEDDKIVGGYECTPHSEPHQVSLNAGYHFCGGSLVNENWVVSAAHCYKSRIEVRMGEHHIRVNEGTEQFISTSRVIRHPNYNRYTLENDIMLLKLNEPATLNQYVQPVALPTSCAPAGTMCRVSGWGNTMSSTADGDKLQCLDIPILSYEDCNNSYPGMIDNTMFCAGYLEGGKDSCQGDSGGPVVCNGELQGVVSWGYGCAERDHPGVYSKVCVQTEWLSQTMASY, encoded by the exons ATGAGGTCCCTGATCTTCGTTCTGCTCATTGGAGCTGCTT TTGCTTTGGAGGACGACAAGATCGTCGGAGGGTATGAGTGCACACCCCACTCTGAGCCCCATCAGGTCTCTTTGAATGCGGGCTACCACTTCTGTGGTGGCTCCCTGGTCAACGAGAACTGGGTTGTGTCTGCTGCTCACTGCTACAAGTC tCGTATTGAGGTGCGCATGGGAGAGCACCACATCCGTGTAAATGAGGGCACCGAGCAGTTCATTAGCACTTCCCGTGTGATCCGTCACCCCAACTACAACCGTTACACCCTTGAGAATGACATCATGCTGCTCAAGCTGAACGAGCCCGCCACTCTCAACCAGTACGTGCAGCCCGTGGCTCTGCCCACCAGCTGTGCCCCCGCTGGCACCATGTGCAGAGTCTCTGGCTGGGGCAACACCATGAGCTCCA ctgctgacgGCGACAAGCTGCAGTGTTTGGACATCCCCATCCTGTCTTATGAGGACTGTAATAACTCCTACCCCGGCATGATCGACAACACCATGTTCTGTGCTGGATACCTTGAAGGAGGCAAGGACTCCTGCCAG ggtgACTCTGGTGGCCCCGTCGTGTGCAACGGTGAGCTGCAGGGTGTTGTGTCCTGGGGCTACGGATGTGCTGAGAGGGACCACCCCGGTGTCTACTCCAAG GTGTGTGTGCAGACCGAGTGGCTGTCCCAAACAATGGCCAGCTATTAA
- the LOC131975952 gene encoding trypsin-1-like, whose translation MDIVLGDHNRWWLDGNEQIIAAERVIPHPNYESWIVNNDIMLIKLSEPAIINDYVKPVALPTSCAPAGITCTVSGWGVTMSSAADSNKLQCLEIPILSDEDCDQSYPGMITEAMFCAGYTEGGKDSCQGDSGGPVVCDGELQGVVSWGFGCAEKNHPGVYAKVKKNKKEEEASSQ comes from the exons ATGGACATTGTCCTTGGGGATCACAACCGTTGGTGGCTGGATGGCAATGAACAGATCATTGCTGCCGAACGTGTGATTCCTCATCCCAACTACGAGTCCTGGATTGTTAACAACGACATCATGCTGATCAAGCTGAGCGAACCTGCCATCATCAACGACTATGTGAAGCCTGTGGCTCTGCCCACTAGTTGTGCCCCTGCTGGCATCACATGCACAGTCTCTGGATGGGGTGTGACCATGAGCTCCG CTGCTGATAGTAACAAGCTGCAGTGTCTGGAAATCCCCATCCTGTCTGATGAGGACTGTGATCAATCCTACCCCGGCATGATCACTGAGGCCATGTTCTGTGCTGGATACACTGAGGGAGGCAAAGACTCCTGCCAG GGTGACTCTGGTGGTCCCGTTGTGTGTGACGGTGAGCTGCAGGGTGTTGTGTCCTGGGGCTTTGGGTGTGCAGAGAAAAACCACCCTGGTGTCTACgccaaggtaaaaaaaaataaaaaagaagaagaagcttcttcacagtaa